A window of the Salarias fasciatus chromosome 7, fSalaFa1.1, whole genome shotgun sequence genome harbors these coding sequences:
- the LOC115391467 gene encoding alpha-1A adrenergic receptor-like — MRRTPTPAWDFENGTVWEEYVDTAFVVANSLILLITSVVGIAANVFVVLAVYHQKSLQTSNNALVVNLAVVDFLRCGIDCPILLAIVMTVYRRGRVDDLICDTHIVSFSFSCCIQLLTLACISAERHQAIAQPFKASQRKTRIMVLIPLTWILAVLMAVLCLMYLRDSPVHARCKGQQREKLPSYDNFGLFMLFPLWAACFGVITGFYARILALVKSHNRKIFDEGTFPLSKKDPAEEERKREETTVVENAKHEKNRGASLPPVSETEAVKPPVEVEGAVCMMPSKAGKERASKKKESKMAKRAGYIIVTFLLFWLPLITTILVNVVSDKNKNAQTLIIQDLEILSVSVACITSLSDPIIYAAVNPQFRTEFYRLKNRLSSVFSKKF; from the exons ATGAGACGCACGCCTACACCTGCATGGGACTTTGAGAACGGCACCGTTTGGGAGGAATATGTTGACACCGCCTTTGTAGTGGCAAACAGCTTGATTCTGTTGATCACGTCCGTGGTGGGGATTGCGGCGAACGTCTTCGTCGTGCTGGCGGTGTACCACCAGAAATCCCTGCAAACCTCCAACAACGCGCTGGTGGTGAATCTCGCCGTCGTGGATTTCCTGCGCTGCGGCATCGACTGCCCCATCCTGCTCGCCATCGTCATGACGGTGTACCGGAGGGGCCGCGTGGACGATTTGATCTGCGACACGCACATAGTCTCGTTCTCGTTCAGCTGCTGCATCCAGCTGCTGACCCTGGCGTGCATCAGCGCAGAGCGGCATCAGGCCATCGCACAACCCTTCAAAGCCAGTCAGAGAAAAACACGGATTATGGTGCTCATTCCTCTCACATGGATCTTGGCCGTTCTCATGGCTGTGCTCTGCCTGATGTATCTGAGGGACTCGCCCGTGCATGCCCGATGTAAagggcagcagagagaaaagctgcCTTCCTACGACAACTTTGGATTGTTCATGCTGTTCCCGCTGTGGGCCGCCTGCTTCGGCGTGATCACCGGCTTCTACGCCCGAATATTAGCTCTCGTGAAATCGCACAATCGTAAAATATTTGACGAAGGTACTTTCCCTCTCTCGAAGAAAGACCCCGCAGAGGAGGagcgaaagagagaggaaaccaCAGTGGTGGAAAACGCAAAACATGAGAAAA ATCGAGGGGCTTCATTACCGCCGGTCTCCGAAACCGAGGCTGTGAAGCCACCTGTGGAGGTGGAAGGCGCCGTTTGTATGATGCCTTCAAAAGCCGGCAAGGAGAGAGCCAGCAAAAAGAAGGAGAGCAAAATGGCCAAGCGGGCGGGATACATTATTGTAACCTTCCTCTTGTTCTGGCTTCCTCTGATCACAACCATCCTGGTGAACGTTGTCAGTGACAAAAACAAGAATGCACAG ACTTTAATCATTCAGGACTTGGAGATCCTGTCAGTGTCTGTTGCCTGCATCACATCCCTGAGTGACCCCATTATTTACGCTGCTGTGAACCCCCAGTTTCGGACAGAGTTTTACCGCCTGAAGAACAGACTGAGTTCCGTTTTCAGCAAGAAATTCTAA